ATATTGGAGCCTTCCATGCAGGAGGCGACCCAAAACCGAACGTACCAATTCATCAGACACGGCTATTTCTGCGTGGATTCCAAATATACGACCGAACGGAGACTGGTGTTTAACCGTATCGTTCCTTTGAAGGATTCATGGAAGAAGCCTATGTGAAATTAAAATACAATTCCATAACTGAAGCGTTTACAGGCGTTAAGTGTAGGCGATTCGGCCATTACCAAAAAGCCGGCTGCAAGTTAGCTGCCGGCTTTTTGGTGTTGGTAGTAAATCTTCAGCTGTTCTACCCGATATATTCAGCGTTAACGCGTCCAATGGTCCGGTCGAGATAAGGATGGAGGCAGTTTGGTATTGGCGTCCCCTTTTGCCGCGTTAACCTGGAATTGAGTAAGGAAAAGGCTGTTCGCCAGATTGGCTCCTCTCAGGTCTGCGTCCCTGAAATCGGCACCGATCAGGTCGGCAGCCCGCAGATCGGCTCCTCTGAGGTCCGAGGCAATAAGATAAGCTCCTCTCAGATTGGCGTATCTTAGGTCTGCTCCTTTAAGTTTAGCTCCCATCAGATCAGCACCGCGGCCCCCGATCTTTTGACGCACGGGCGGTCCCTTATGCTTCTTGCGCGCATCATCCCGCACAAGCTCACTGGTCCGAAGAAGCAGCTGATTCACGTCTGCCCGATGAGCTGCCACATCCAATCTTAACAGGGATTCGGGAGGAAGCTGAGTCATCCGTCGTGTCTCTTCCAGCGACAATCTCAAGTCGGTATGAATGACTTGAGCCGGTTGCAAAGTCAGGGCTTCGTTCAAATACCATAACAGCTCGTGAAGCTGCCGCATGATCGGGAATACGTCATACATTTCTTTTGCCGTCCCAGGGGCCTGCCGCCAGTCGTGTCCGTTATAGGTAACCTGTGAAACCATTTGTCCCGCTCCGAAGCAGTCGTATACGGTGCAGCCTCTCATACCTCGCTGCCTCAAGCTGCTGTGCACACCGCAGCGGAAATCGGATTGCAGATGGTGACAAGGGGTTCCGCTGTCTTTGTCTATGGCAAAATCCGTGGAGGCGGCGAAAGGTAAAGCGACGCAGCATAATCCAAAGCAGCGTTCGCAATCCGCTTGTAATTGTAATCCACCCTGTTCATCGGGACCTTGCTCTTGTTTGTCTGGCATCATGTTAGAGGAGCTCCTTCCAGTCGGTGTTACGTCAATAATGTGACATCTATTTATATTTTAAAACAAAATGATCATAGAGTCATAGATGAAATGTTGGTTTAAACGGTTTTATACCTGGTGAAGGGATTAAAATCAGAAGCCCCGGATGCTATAATGCACCTTAAGCATTTGAACGAATAGATAAAGGGGAATAGCATGACAACAAACTAACTTGCCTTGGAGGCAATTGAATCGAATGATTACGAGCGTGCATTGTTACTGTTTCAACAGGCTGTCAGGGAGTCGAGAGATGTTCAATCTCTTCATAACTTGGCGTTTTTCTATGTTCACGAGGGAATACCGGACGAT
This Paenibacillus sp. JZ16 DNA region includes the following protein-coding sequences:
- a CDS encoding pentapeptide repeat-containing protein; the protein is MPDKQEQGPDEQGGLQLQADCERCFGLCCVALPFAASTDFAIDKDSGTPCHHLQSDFRCGVHSSLRQRGMRGCTVYDCFGAGQMVSQVTYNGHDWRQAPGTAKEMYDVFPIMRQLHELLWYLNEALTLQPAQVIHTDLRLSLEETRRMTQLPPESLLRLDVAAHRADVNQLLLRTSELVRDDARKKHKGPPVRQKIGGRGADLMGAKLKGADLRYANLRGAYLIASDLRGADLRAADLIGADFRDADLRGANLANSLFLTQFQVNAAKGDANTKLPPSLSRPDHWTR